A segment of the Rhodothermales bacterium genome:
CGCCCACCAGGAACAGCGTCCGATGGGACGTGGGCATGTTGGCGAAGTAGTCAACGATCGATTCCATGTGTATTTATGTCAACTTACAGGCGTCTCGTCGCGGTGTCGTCCATGCACGCCCCGCCCGAATACACGGTGCGGCGTGACGGCCCACGGCGAGAGGCCACAAAATCGTACAAGACGCCGAAAAAACGGAAACCTGGGCGAACGGTATTCCGTTTAGGACGGCATCCACGGTTATCTAGACTCAATCTAAATCAACACTCGGTTATCCAGGCACAAAAATGAGCGCCCGCTTGTTTGTCGATACTACCGATTCCCGTGCACATCACCAATCCTTTCGCTGCTTCGTGCGCGGCTGGCTTTTCCTGCTGACCCCGTTCGAACGCCTGGCGCGCCGATAGCCCCCGCGCGCTAACCCTCCTCCTCGCACGCCCGTTGCCGATGTCCGCCTGACGCGCCATCCCGGCTTCCGGCGTCGCTCGTAGCCTTCCCCTTGCTCTCGGACACCCGCCGTTGCGCTCCAGCGCGACGCACGGGCCGGGAAACGTCTATCCACGCGTTACAACCAACGGCACCGCTGTATGGGTGAGGTATACCCTGTCGCAGCGTCGGAGGGGTACGCGTGGCTGCTCACCAACCAACCAACCAACCCATACCGATGAAAAACCTGTATCTCTCCCGTACCCTGCTGTTCTCAGGCCTTCTGGCATTGACGCTGGCGACGACCGCTTGCGCGCAGCGCGTGCCGGCGCTCACCCATGCGGCCCAGGCAGAGATATCACCTGCCGAGGCGCTCGACATGCTGAAGGAAGGCAACGCGCGTTTTACGTCCGGCAAGATGCTGGACCGCGACCTGAAAGCGCAGGTGTCGCAAACCGCGGCGGGCCAGTACCCCTACGCGGTCGTGCTCGGCTGCATCGACTCGCGCGTGCCGCCTGAAATCGTCTTCGATCAGGGGATCGGCGACATCTTCGCACCGCGCATCGCCGGCAATTTCGTCAATACCGACATCCTCGGAAGCATGGAGTTCGCCACCAGAGTGGCCGGCTCTAAAATCATCGTGGTGCTCGGTCATACGGAATGCGGCGCCGTGAAAGGGGCGTGCGACCATGTCGAACTGGGCAACCTCACCCATACCCTGAGCAACATTTCGCCCGCCGTTTACGCGGTGGAGGAGGTGATCGGAGACCGAACCTCAAAAAACAAGGCGTTCGTGGACCAGGTGGCGCACATGAACGTACGCATGACCGTGCAGAACATCCTGGACCGGAGCCCGGTCATGAAGGACCTGGTTGACCGCGGCGAATTGCTCGTCGTCGGCGCCATGCACGATGTCAGCACGGGCAAGGTTACCTTTATGGATTGACATCGGTTGATCGGGGATGACGCCATGGCCGGCGCGGTTCGGCCATGGCGTCTCGATCATCGCCGGCCCGGGAACGACCGGTATTTCGGGCGCACACGACCAGACCATACACGTTTTCTCACGATTCCATGCACATAGTAGCCGATAAAAAACGACGCGTCTTTCCAGCACCACTCATGGCACTCGGATGCCTCCTCGCCGGCGCCCTCTGCGCCCTGCCCGCCAACGCCCAGAAGGCGGTTGATCTCCAGTGGGGGATGGCCATCCAGCCTCGCTTCAGCTACGGACTCGATGCCGGCGACGACACCGAAAGCGCCGGCTTCGGCATTCGGCGCGCGCGCCTGCGCACGGTGATGACCTACGAACAGAAGGCCGGCCTGCATTTCGACGCCGACTTCGCCGGCGGGACTGCCGGCGTCGTCGATCTGTTCGCCTTTTACCGGATGTCGCCCAATGTCCGGCTCCGGCTCGGCTACCTCGCCGGCCCGCAGCCCCGCGCGTACATCCCGACCGGTTTCCCGTTCATCGACGGGATCGACCGCGCGGCGATCGCCGAACGATGGGCTCAGTCCACCATCGGCGGTTCGGGGCGCGACTTCGGGATGGAGGTACAGTACGACGACCGCCGCACCCGGCTCGCGGCATTTGTCCATAACGGCGACGGCAACATCGCGCGCGCCAACCTGCGCCGGGGCATTGCGGGGCTCTCCGCAACCGGAGGCGCAACGACCCGGGGCATCGCCGTCAGCGGATCGGCCAGCCACGCGATCCAGGGCCTCGCGGGGCTCGAGGTGGGCGGTTTCGCCGGCTACAATGCCTCCAGAAATCCCAATACGGCCGCGACGTCCGGTGATCCAGGCCGCGATTATGCCACCTATTCGGCCCACGTCTACTGGGGCGCGATCCCCGGCAGCCAGCCCGTGCGGATGAAGGCGGAGATCCTCGGCATCCAGTATGCCGCCGCCGGCGGCGCGCCTTCGCAGCAGGCGCTCGGGGTGGCCTTCACCGGGGCCGCGCGCCTGGTCGAAGGCAGCGAGCTGGTCGCCAGCTACGAACAGTACGCCGGCGACACCGATGCCGACTCGGATCGCTACGTGCTGGCCGGCATCACATTCAGCCCGAGCGCGCGCCGGGGCCTTGCGTACGGCCAGGAGCGGTTCACGCTGGCCTATCTGTATGGCGCGCCGGCCGGCGTCAGCGCCAGCGCGCAACACATGGTGGTGCTCCAATTCCAGTTTGCCCTCTGGTAAGGCCGCGCATTTCTTGTCGTTCCCGGTGGGGAGTGGTAGATTTGCTGCCATCGTCGGAGCATCTTCCCGCGCTCCCTGCCCGGGATCGACCGGCGGCCTTACCAGGAATACATGCGTACGCTCAAGAAGCTTTTCGAAAACAATCGTTCCTGGGCCCGTGAGGTCCATTTCAACGATCCGTACTTCTTCGACAAGCTGGCCACCCAGCAATCGCCGGAATACCTCTGGATCGGATGCGCGGACAGCCGCGTGCCGGCCAACCAGATCGTCCACCTCCTACCCGGCGAGCTGTTCGTCCATCGCAACATCGCCAACATGGTGATCCACACGGATCTCAACTGCCTCTCGGTCATGCAGTATGCGGTGGACGTGCTGGGGGTGAAACACATCATCGTGTGCGGCCACTACGGCTGCGGCGGTGTGCGCGCCGCGCTGGACAACCGCCGGCTTGGCCTGATCGACAACTGGCTGCGGCACATCCAGGATGTGATGTACAAACACGAGGAGCAGCTCAACGAGATGGAGGACTACACGGCGCGGTTCGACCGATTGTGCGAACTCAATGTCATCGAGCAGATGCTGAACGTCTGCCAGACGACCGTCGTCCAGGAAGCGTGGGAGCGAAAGCAGGACCTCTCGATTCACGGGTGGATCTATCGCCTCACGGACGGGCTGCTGCGCGACCTGTCGGTCTGCGCCACCAACCAGGCCGAGGTGATCGAGGTCTACCGGGGTGCGCTCGCCAAAAGCCCGGCGGTCCCCCAGCCCTGACATCCCCTCCGCTCTCCCTGGAATCCCGCGCAGCGCCTCCGGCTGATGTGCCTCGCCGTTCATGAACACCCACGCCACGCTCGACCTTTTCCCCCTCATCACCGGGCTCGCCGGCGGGTTGGCGCTGTTTCTGTTCGGGATGGACCTGATGACCACGGCGCTGAAGGTCATGGCCGGCGGGCGGATGAAGGCGATGCTCGGCCGCTTCACGACAAACCGGTTCAAGGCTGTCTTCGCCGGCGCCATGGTCACCGCCATCGTGCAGTCGTCGTCGGTCACCACGGTCCTCCTCATCGGCTTCATCTCGGCCGGCCTGATGTCGCTCAGCCAGTCGATCGGCGTCATCATGGGCGCCAACATCGGCACGACCCTCACGGCCCAGATCATCGCGTTCAAGGTGACGTCCTACGCGCTCATCCTGATCGCCGTCGGGTTCGGGATGACGTTCGTGAAGCAGGGCGATCGCTGGCAGGGCTACGGGCGCCTCGTGCTGGGCCTCGGGCTGATTTTTTTCGGGATGGATCTGATGAGCGACGCGACGCAGCCGCTGCGCCAGTTCGAGCCGTTCATCGCGGCGATGCAACGGATGAGCAACCCGTTTCTGGCCCTGGCCGCGAGCGCGCTCTTCACGGCGCTGATCCAGAGTTCGTCGGCCACGACCGGCGTCGTGATCGTGCTGGCGAGCCAGGGGCTCGTCACGCTGGAGGCCGGCATCGCGCTGGCGTTCGGGGCCAACGTGGGCACGTGCGCCACCGCCCTGCTGGCCTCCCTGGGCAAACCGCGTGAGGCGCTGCAGGCGGCCTTCGTCCACACCCTTTTCAACGTCGCCGGCGTGCTGATTTGGA
Coding sequences within it:
- a CDS encoding carbonic anhydrase family protein, which produces MKNLYLSRTLLFSGLLALTLATTACAQRVPALTHAAQAEISPAEALDMLKEGNARFTSGKMLDRDLKAQVSQTAAGQYPYAVVLGCIDSRVPPEIVFDQGIGDIFAPRIAGNFVNTDILGSMEFATRVAGSKIIVVLGHTECGAVKGACDHVELGNLTHTLSNISPAVYAVEEVIGDRTSKNKAFVDQVAHMNVRMTVQNILDRSPVMKDLVDRGELLVVGAMHDVSTGKVTFMD
- the can gene encoding carbonate dehydratase, with product MRTLKKLFENNRSWAREVHFNDPYFFDKLATQQSPEYLWIGCADSRVPANQIVHLLPGELFVHRNIANMVIHTDLNCLSVMQYAVDVLGVKHIIVCGHYGCGGVRAALDNRRLGLIDNWLRHIQDVMYKHEEQLNEMEDYTARFDRLCELNVIEQMLNVCQTTVVQEAWERKQDLSIHGWIYRLTDGLLRDLSVCATNQAEVIEVYRGALAKSPAVPQP